From one Streptomyces sp. NBC_01478 genomic stretch:
- a CDS encoding ABC transporter permease — protein MASTETTTVKDAGSVEAGLDALETTVIGRPTFRQTFVNKIFPPIVALAVVLVVWLILTPIVDDPTKLPSPSAVGGEFKEAWLKGDLLGYIWTSVSRGLLGFFFALLIGTPLGLLVARVKFVRAAIGPILSGLQSLPSVAWVPPAVIWLGLNNSMMYAVILLGAVPSIANGLVSGVDQVPPLFLRAGRTMGATGIKGIWHVTLPAALPGYVAGLKQGWAFSWRSLMAAEIIANFPDLGVGLGQLLENGRTASDMAMVFEAIFLILFVGIAIDLLIFSPLERWVLRSRGLLVKS, from the coding sequence ATGGCCAGCACTGAGACGACGACGGTCAAGGACGCCGGGAGCGTCGAGGCCGGCCTCGACGCCCTGGAGACCACGGTCATCGGCCGGCCGACCTTCCGGCAGACCTTCGTCAACAAGATCTTCCCGCCGATCGTCGCCCTCGCGGTGGTCCTGGTCGTCTGGTTGATCCTGACCCCGATCGTCGACGACCCGACCAAGCTGCCTTCGCCGAGTGCCGTGGGCGGCGAGTTCAAGGAAGCCTGGCTGAAGGGCGATCTGCTCGGCTACATCTGGACCAGCGTCTCGCGCGGTCTGCTGGGCTTCTTCTTCGCGCTGCTCATCGGCACCCCGCTGGGACTGCTGGTGGCGCGGGTGAAGTTCGTGCGCGCGGCGATCGGTCCGATCCTGTCCGGCCTCCAGTCGCTGCCGTCGGTGGCGTGGGTGCCGCCGGCCGTGATCTGGCTGGGTCTGAACAACTCGATGATGTACGCGGTGATCCTGCTCGGCGCGGTCCCCTCGATCGCCAACGGCCTGGTGTCCGGCGTCGACCAGGTGCCGCCGCTGTTCCTGCGGGCGGGCCGCACGATGGGTGCGACGGGCATCAAGGGCATCTGGCACGTCACCCTGCCGGCGGCGCTCCCCGGCTATGTGGCGGGCCTGAAGCAGGGCTGGGCGTTCTCGTGGCGCTCGCTGATGGCGGCCGAGATCATCGCGAACTTCCCCGATCTCGGCGTGGGCCTGGGCCAGTTGCTGGAGAACGGCCGTACGGCCAGCGACATGGCGATGGTGTTCGAGGCCATCTTCCTGATCCTGTTCGTCGGTATCGCCATCGATC